The genomic window TCCCCTGAGCCCTGTGTTACCCCCCACCAGCAGCTGGGGGTCTTcaccagagaccccaaacctCCCACCTAGGGCTGAAAGCCACGAGAGCACAGGTAGAGGCACTTTGCTTCCAGGTTTTATTGTCCAGGGGTGTTGTGCCCCTCCACAAGGCAGAAATCGTCCCAGTCCCACCAGTGAGACTGGACTGATAAGGAGGGTAAGCCCTTTAGTGGTGGTAGGAGCATGCCATGGGTGCAGAAGACAGAGCCTGGGATGCTGAAAGAGATAAGGAACACCACCTACACAAGGATGCCACAGAATTAGGCCCTGAGTCCCCAGACAGGTAAAACCAGTCCCAAAAACCACCCAAGCCATGACAAGGTTCAGGAGAATCTGGGAGCTCAAAGGGCTCACAACTGACATGAATTCCCAGACCTCAGTTGTCACCACTCCCAGCTGACTTGTGGCCTCACCGAGCACACCAAACGATGCAATCTTAAACCTCTACTGTAAGTGCAGCACTGTCAAGCCCATCATTacaccatgtccctaagtgccacatttacacttttttttaatacttccaGGCAACAGTGATTTCACCACTTctgtgggcagcctgttccaatgtctgACCACCTTTTcggtgaagaaattttccccaaCATCCAATTTAAACCTCCCCTAACACAACTTCAGGCTGCCCCCTCTCATCCTACCTTTAGTTACCTGTGAGAAAAGACCAACCCCCACTTGGCTATGACCTCCCTTCAGGTAGTGGTGGGAAGCAGTAAGACCCCCTCCTCACACTCACATCCGAGGACTggatgctctgctgctccccatcACACCTCCTCAGCCCTCTTCTTGTAGTGCACCTCAGGGAGGCTCCTCAGGCgctcagctgcctgcagggcacagcacaggggacagccaggggctggtcccagggacagccctggcacacaACCCCCTGGGCCCCCCAATCCCTCTGAGCTGCACTCACCTGCTCCGGGGTGAGGTCCCTCTGCACCTGCGCCAGCATCTCGTATCCCACCATGAACTTGCGGACAGTGGCGGAGCGCAGCAGTGGCGGGTAGTAGTGGGCATGGAGCTGCCAGTGCCTGCAGTCCTCCTCCAGGTAGGGGCCTGTGGGGGCTCCTGCAGGGGGTAGAGGCACTGTATGAGCCGCAGGGAGGAGACAGGGATGTGGATGAGAGGGTTGCAAAGCCATGCCACTCACCATGCCAGCCCATGGAGTAGGGGAAGGAGACTTCGAAGAGATTGTCGTACTTGATGAGCAGCCTCTGCATGATGGAGGCCAGGCCTGCAGGAAAGTGACAGTGATTCAGACCCTGAGCTGGCCAGCAGCTTGCCAGGTGTGCAGTGGGGTCACCCAAAGCACCTCCCTCTGGGTGGACATCAGTGACAGGCAGGAGAGATGCACTTGGGAATTCCCACCCCTCCCCATTCACACAGGGAGCCCAAGCAATGCAGTAGGAGAAGTTCCCACCAAAGCAGGGAGTACCATGTGCTTCATCACCCCAAAAGGACATGAGTGCCACCAGCAGTGCTGACTGTGCCCAAACAACTAGTTCTTATCCTAACAAAACAGAGGTGCCATTCCCCTCCTCAGCTGACCTTGGCAGcccccaccccagggacacaagccctccagcaccagcacggTCGCTTCCTAACAAAGGTCAAGCCCAAAGGATGTGGGATGGGGTACAACAAGGCTTAGAGCCACTCACTGTCCTTCTCACTGTCACTGAGGTCCTGGAGGCGACAGACATGGTGgcggggcagcagcagggtctGGTAGGGCCAGGTAGCCCAGTATGGCACCACAACCAGCCAGTCTGCATTTTCCACCACCAGCCGTTCCTGCAgggcacagaatcacagaattagcttggctggaaaagactttttagataatcaagtccaacctataaTCTAACACTACCTTATCAACTAAATCATGGCCCTGAGTGTCACACCCAGTTCTtctgactccaccacttccctgggtggaacagcccattccaatgcccaatcactatttcagtgaagaatttttccctaaTGTCTAGCCTAaacttccctggcacagcccaagACTCTcatcttgtcctgtcactggttgcctggcagaagagaccgaccccctGCTGACTAAAACCTcttttcagggagttgtagagggTGATAAGGCCTCCCCTaaacctcctttttttccagattaaatatccccagctccctcagctgttccttaTAAGGCTTGTGTTCCAGATCTTTCACCAGCCTTGCTGCCTTTGACCAGATGAATTTGagcatctcaacgtccttcctaaattgggggcccagaactggacacagtataTATGGTGgagcctcaccagtgccaagtacagaaGAATtacttccctgctcctgctggccacactattcctgatacaggccaggtgCCTTtgaccttcttggccacctgggcacactgctggctcgtGTTCAGTCAGCTGCCAACCAGCACCCCCAcatccctttctgcctggccactgtccagccactctgtccccagcctatAGCACTGCAGGTGGGTGCTACATGTGGCACTTGATGGGGACATACAAACCCCCAAAGTCCCAGGGCACTCTTAGGGCCCAGTTCCTGGGGGCTGGGGAGCACACCCCAGCACACAACCAGCTCCCGGGGAGGGGATTCGGACAACATCCATGCCTTTACCTTTCGGCGAGCCTCCTGCTCAGCGTACTCCAGCAGCATGGGCATGCCATGCTGGCTCAGGTGCTGGCGCTGGGTCCGGTCCTCTAGATGTGCCTCGTTTGGGAGGAAGCTGCTGGCCCACACCTGCGAGGGACATTGGGGCACAGGACTGAGGTGCTCATACCCCTCACTGGCAGGGGTACCCCTAGTCACGCTTCTCATCTGGAggtccctgctgccaccaggaAGAGAGTCTGGCATGTGACAGCCATAAGGGACAATCCCCAGAGGGAAAGTAACAGGACAGACACAGGGGTATCCTCACTGTAAAAAGCTTCGGCACCAGGGCAGGGCGACTGCCATTCACATCTGCCCTCAGGGTTTGCTGTAGGGTCACCACAGGGATGTAATTTAGCCAGGTTACAGGTGGGACAGCCTCACCTGGCAGTGGGGGTGTGGGTTGGAGCAACCCATCATCGCTCCCTTGTTCTCGAAGATCTACGAGAAGAGGAAGAGGTGCAGCCAGCAGGTCCCAGCCACAGGGCCCCCACTGCAGGCTGTAatggtgtccccagcacagcagggacgCAGCCCGCAGGAGGACAGAGCCTCACACCCACTGGAAGGCTCAGCAGGGCACAAAGGCTCAAATGGCACAAAGGGGACAAAGGGCACAAAGCAATAGATCCACACACAAACTAGGATACTCCCAACCCCAAGTACTACCAGAGTACCCAGTGACGGCCTCCCACCTTCACCTTCACCCACAAAAGAGCAGCCCCCACCAGCCCCACACCTGCACCCAGGGGTAGGAAGCACCCAGCTCCGTCACCAGCTCTGCCCATGCATCGATGACAGCCCGGATCTCTGTCAGGGACATGAGGGGCAGCGTCAGGTCCGACCAGGGGTGGAAACACATCACTTTGCTGTAGAGCAAACACGCTTAGCTGCGACTGTGGGTGTCTCCAGAGACCCTCACAGCTTTGCTGGGTGCAGTGGGACGTGGGACAGGGCCAAAACCCCCAGAAcgaccccaaaactgagcaggtGTGTAGAGAATAGGCACTGCATGAGAGgagcaggcccagcccagcaccattCCACAGGTTCTCAACAAACTGTGTCCCAGACCTGCTGGAGCCATGTAGGTACTTACCATACACcccgggctggggcagctcGAAACAAGGGGTGATCACTGTCATCTGGGGAAGGACAGAGAGTGGGCAGGGAGAAAGTGCTGAGGGAGAACCCAAGCCTCTCCAGACCACCCTAGGACCCCAGCagtctgctctgctccccaaaTTTACCAGGCTCTGGAGCATCAGGCTGCAGTGCAGGAAAGTCATTTGGGAAGATGAAAGTACCCTCGTACTTGGGGTTCACCTGCCGGGGCGAGAGATGGTATGAAGGAGAGGGGGTGGCAGGGGCAGCCcgggtccctgtgtccctggagGTACCTCGCCGTTGGCCCgggtggccccagggcagagggggTTCTTGGGGTCCCAGCGGGGCACATCCTCAGGGGGCGGCTTCTCAAGCTGACCCTGCCAAGGGCGCTTTACCCGGTGGGCCGATACCAGCACCCAGTCGTCCCGCAGCGGGTTGTACCGAACGTGCTGGTGCTCTGGGGGGAGGGAGAGCAACGGGCCGTCAGATTCAGACCCCCCCGCAACGTGGGTACACGCAGCCCACCCGCCACGCCCCCTCAAGGGGCAAGCAGGACGGTCTGCACGATGCTTTATGCCCTCCCTCAGCTTCACCCcttcctccctgtcccagcccggGAGCCCCGCTGCTATGGGCAGGGAAGGTCGCCACAGCTCCCGCTTCCCGGGGTCGTGCTGGGCTCCGCCGGGGATCTGAAGGGAAGCATGGATGAAGGCAACCCCATCCGTACCGCTGGCGCGGAAGCGGTCGCCTCCCTCCGCTGCCCCGGCCAGCGACGGCTCCATGCCTCCCCACTCCCAGAAACCCGGAGGGATCGGCCCCTTCCAGcctccggccccgccccgccccgccgcgccgcgccggcgCAGCCGCTCTAGCCGTGTGTGGCGTggccgcggcgggggcggtCCCGGCCCGGGTCCCGCTCCCGGTGCCGGGGCGGTGGAGCGCGGCATGGGCGCTGCGTGGGGGCGGCGAGCGCTGTGGGCCGGGCTGGCGCTGGGCGCGCTGGCGCTGCTGTTGCAGGGGCTGCGCGGGTGGCTGGCGGCCAAGCGGTACGAGTTCACCCCCGCCGAGATCGCACAGCTCGCCCGGCACCACGCGGGTACGCGCCGCCCGTGGGGACGCGGaggggcggcggggagcggggcctCCGCCAGGAGGGCTGGCGGTGGGGATGGGGATAGGCAAGGGCTtggggatggagagaggagccgGGGACGTGGAGGGGAGCGGCggcctgggctggaggggggAGGCGTAGCGGGAGTGAAGGTTCGAGGAGAATCTGGTACAGGGGGGCCGGGATCCTGGGAGGAATGGGGCTGGTAGGGAGCTGGACCTGGGCAGCAAgactgggagagggaggggatcGGTACCGGGGAATAGCAACGCGGAACGTGGGGGAAGCAGGGTGGAAGATAGGACTGGAGCAAAGGGGACCAGGACAGCAGCATCATCCAACCTGGTTGGGACTGAAGCCACAGGTGGGTCAGGCCTGGGGCTTCAGAAGAGAGCAACAGGGCCCAGGGAGTTTGGTCGGGGCTGCATGTCACCAGGACAGGGGCACTGTGACGTTGTTTAGATCTCCCATATTGCCCAGCACCTGGAATGGGCTGTAGGACTGGAGCACTTGGTGCTGCTTATCCTCCGTCACCATCCAGGGAGGCGGTGGAGCTAGGTCAGTgggagctgagggctggagagaggagaTATCTTCCCTAGGCAGACCTCTCCAAGGGTGTGCTGAAAccctgtggctgtgcaggggaTTCAGGGGGTTGGTCGGCTGAGCTTTTTCTGTGCCAGGGACTTACAGTGaccctgggtgctgcagggctggaccaTGAGCTGGCTTTCTCCAAGATCATTGTGGAGCTGCGAAAGAAGCACCCAGGCCACATCCTGCCAGACGAGGACCTGCAGTGGGTGTTTGTGAATGCGGGCGGGTGGATGGGCTCCATGTGCCTGCTCCATGCCTCACTCACTGAGTACGTGCTGCTCTTCGGGACAGCTATCGACACGGGGGGACACTCAGGTAAGCAGGGGgacccagggctgctgggcaggggagtTCTCCAAGCTATTTCTACTCCACTCTTTCAGGTGCAGCTGGCCATggtgtgcccagcacagggagcccaCTGCTTCACTACTTGTATTGGGTGAATGATGCTGGCCAAACACTGCCTGCAAGGGGATCAGCCCCTGTGGTGTCCTGCAGCATCTGCAGGTCCCTGTGTGTGACATGCTCTGTGGCCAGGACTttctgcatccagctggcaggCGATGGCAGACATCTCATCTCCCAGTGCTTCAGGAGGGAGCAAATGCCAAAGAAGTTGGAAATGATGGGGCTGAAGGACACCaagcagccctggctggtggTGTATGGTTCTTCACAGAGACAGTGAGGGACCAGAGCTGTTGACACTTCTTGGTGTATTGAGGCAGTGGGACTACCATCCTGACCCTTGTGCTCCACAATTGAGACCTGGGTTCCTGTACTGTCCCTGGCAGGGCGACACTGAGCCAGTGTTGTCTGTCCTCCCACAGGTCGCTACTGGGCAGATATTTCTGACACCGTCATCTCGGGGACATTCCGGCAATGGAAGGAGGGGACCACCAGAAGTGAGATCTACTATCCAGGTAAGTGCAGCAGTATGGAGACCTGTGGGCTGCATCCATGTCTTTGGGGCACAGCCACATGCTGTTGTAGAGGCCGTTCCTTTGAGCTGACAGAAGCCAAGAGCTCAGGATAGAGCAGTTTGCGTCCCCAGTGGCACATCCCAGCATCTCAATGGGTGGCAGTAAGGGAAAAGGGAGCAAGGCTGGGGTGGGCTTGGAAGGCTCAACCCTGCAGGCCCTAACCCCATGTCTCCCCTTTGGGCGTGATGTGAGGCAGtcactgggagctgtgctgtttGTGTGTTTTGGCAGGCGACACCATCGTGCACCAGGCGGGAGAGGCCACATCAGTGCAGTGGAGTGCAGGCACCTGGATGGTGGAGTATGGCCGGGGCTTCATCCCCTCCACACTCGCCTTCGCCCTGGCTGACACCCTCTTCAGCACTCAGGACTTCGTCACCCTCTTCTACACCCTGCGTGTCTACGCAAAGGGCCTGCTCCTGGAAGCAAATGCCTTCTTCAGCACCTTTGGGTGCTGAGCCTGTCTCACCAGGGCACCCTGCTGAGCCCAGTTGGCTCCTTTCCTCCCAgccattttctcttcctccccaaGCCCAGGTTctagcagaggcagcagaagatCCCCTGTGCTTTCCCCAAATTGTTCTGTCCTTTCCCCACAGGCCAACAGAGTGCCAGGACAGAGGGACCTTGGCAGTCACAGCAACACAGAACATCAGTTCTCTTTACTACCTGCCTGTCCCTCCTTTCTATCGGACTCACATCCTGCTTTTTCATCCCTCGGGGCTGGAGTGGCCTTGCAGTGTACAAACACCCCTGTGTGCCCTCAGCATGCAGTGGGAGAGAAGCTGGAGCTGGCTGCCCCCAGGCCCTGAAAGATTTCCTCAGCTCCTGAGACATCAGGGGAATGATgctgccctcagggcagggTGCACAGACCAGACCAGAGCACTCATTGCAGCGGTCACTTACTAAGTCTCCCATGTCTCTGGCAGCGTGATGGGACTGTGGGCAGCGcaaagtgctgtgtccagctggcAGCATCTCCTGTGGCTCCATCCGTGCTGATGTGGGTTGGCAGCACACAGTgtctccctggcacagggcaggatcTGCACTGAGACCTCCGGCAGTGGGGGGATGCCTGGCTTCTGTGCCAGAGGGCCCCCTGCTCCCCTGTGTGTCATCTGCCCTTGGGGATGGCTGGGGCTGGAAGAGGGTCATTTCCCCAGAGGCCTCTCCGGGCAGTGCCCCCCAAGGGGGAAACCCATCGTCTGTTGCCTTAATGGAGACCCCATTCTGCGTGGCCTCTTGGCTATGCACGTACCTAGTGTCCTCGAGTGCCGAAATGTCTGTACTAGCTCAGGATGGGATCTCGCCCCTCAAAACGCTTCCCCTGGCTGTGAGACCCCAGGGAACAGCCACTCTGCTCGGCTCCCGGCATGGGATCCCGGCTGCCAAGAGAGTGCTGTAGTCCTCCAACCAAACCCAGATGTGCACCCTGCTTGCACCCCTGTGGTCAGACCCGTGTGAGCTCACTGCTTGGTGGAGGGCTTTCACCTCCATTCTGCTGCCAAACACACAAGTGTGTTCCTGGCCACCCAGGCCTGTAGCATGTTGATTCTCCTGCTCCCTGGACTGTCCCTGTTCTGCTGACCAGCAGCCCTGCACATGGGCTACTTCTTAATTTGCTACCTGAAAGGAGATAGCAGTAATAAAGTTGTTCATCCCACATACTTGGGTTTCTGGATGAGTCTCTGGAGCGTGCTGAGCCTTGCCACGGTGAGGGccagctccagcctcagcagcagtCCTGTTGACAGCTGGGTGTCCCCGGGGAAGCTGGTATTATCCCACTCAAGgtcctgggagctgggggtATATCACTGGGGAGGATCAGCCCTGCCTCAGCTGCCGGGGATTGGCAGAAGATGGTGCTGTTACTCCTCTCACCACCGCAGTCACTGGTGACCAAAGGCCTTGGCTGGTGCCAGGTCCCTGCTTCCATGGGCAATCCCAGAGCTCAGGGGGTTCCATCCTTTTGTGGGATAGTGGCAGTACTGAGTCTGTGGCCCCCCAAGGATGGTTGGACCTGCACACAGCAGGTGGTTTTGAGAGGCTTACACACACGtgcgcgcacacacacacataggtGCACACACATGCTGTCAGACACATCACGCGTGTGTGTGTTCACAAATCATGTGTGCATATAGGTAGAATAGTTTTCAGGTGGGTGTGGGTACAACAGGTGGGGCTAGCACACATTTATAAATGGCATCACATTTATAAACAGGCATCTGTCCATACAGAGCAACTACAGGTGTGTGAGCACTGGGGCACATCTGGGTAGGATATGTGTGCATGGGTGTAGTCAGAAGAGTTTtgttcctgtgtgtgtgtgtgtgtgtgtgtgcctaaGCAGCTAACAcatgtgtcacacctgtgtgtgtgcacagcctGCAGTGCACATGGCAGCAGGTGTGCATCCCTGTGTGTTCATGGACAGGCAGGctatgtttgtgtgtgtgtgcatacagGCAGCCTCTGTGTGAGCACATACGTGTGTTCCTGTGGGCTACCAGGCCTCGCTGGCCCACACCAGGCCTTTTCCCTGAGGTTTGGAAGGGCCCTGTTGGGGAACACGAGCAATCCACCCAAGCTGGCCCGCACGGCACAGTGCTAACTCAGCAGCTCGTATCAATACTGCTCCACTTACAGCGAAGGCCACGTAATGAAAATCCGATGGGCACGCTGGTGGGAGTAAATAAGTATGccattaaaataagaaaatctaAGCTCTGGACAGGTCTTTTCTCTTGCCCATTGATTTCTTTTATTACGGAAATATTGCTGCTAAATAACATTAGTGTGAACAATCTCAGCAGTGTTTTCTGTAGTGCCCGTGTCAATAACTCCACAGTGGGTGGGGGatcccctccagcctggctgcagggccagcagccctgTCCATGCAAAAGGCTGCTCTGGGGGTTCCTTcctcagcattcccagtgcaGCTGGCATGAATAGAGAAACCATGACAAGAGAGAAACTACATAGCATGGGGTGGCTCAGGCAAATGCCAGTAGGGTGGAGCTGGGCTTAGACCCAGGAACcctgtctgctctgctgcagcaagaggggttgtccccatcccagcaccGAGCACTGAGTGCCAGGCATTCATTAAAAGGTCACAAAAAGCATCCCTTTCATGGTTGCAACCTCTTAATCAGGTGTCTCCAATGACCAGCAGAGATGAGTTCTGGACACAGCAAGTTCTGCAGGCTGTTGGTGCCTCTGCCTCTTCTTCCTGTGCCTCCTCATCTGTTCCCAAGTCCATGCTGGCCTGACCTAGCTGCCTGCAGCTTTGCCATCATTTGGTTCTCATGGAGAAACCGAGGAACAGGTTGGAAGCTCATCTGCAAtcacccagctgcagcacagcccctgtgccagggccagggtttgcccctttcccccttggCTGCCAGGGACATAGCATCCTTCAAAATGCCCACAGGCAGCAGGTACTCCTTGTAGAGACAGAAGATATGACCAGGACACGCAGGAAATATGCACCCTTTGGTGTATCAGAGGCCAGATGGGACCCCAGGACACCTCAAAGGGCACCAAACGCTATTGGAGAGGCTGGAGACGGGCAAGGAGAGTCAGCCATAGGCACCTGCACCCCAGGTCTGGCTCTACCCCAGTCCCAGCTGAAGCAACCATGAGTGGCATCTCCCCAGAGCTGTCACCAGGACAAATGCAGATCGCTGCCCTCCTAACACCTTCCCCCTGCAACTTGCTTTATCTTGCTGTCCCTCCACAAGCAGTGGGTATTGATCAGCCTGCAGGATCTATCTCTTGATTCCTCCTATGGTATCTCTCTGCTCCAACTATCtctcactctgctctgctgtctgCTGTGCCCGTCTATACCTCCACTATCTATCTGTGCCGCCTCAGCCGCAGGCGTCAATAGCCATTTGGGGAATTTCTCTCCAGCTGGGAGCATCACCAGACCCCACTGGTGCAAaatgctgagcagcagggcAAAGGGGACATGGGCCTTCTTGCTTGCCCCAAGGAGAGCCTGACATACTTCATGACACACGTGCAgaaccccagagctgctgttatCAGTGTGGAGGTTCTAGAGAGGAACTGAGAGGAACAGGTCCCTTGGTGGCCATGACCAAGGCAATGGGACACACTGTGCCTTCTGGAGACCTTGGTGTTGCCACTAGCTGGCCTGGGTGTTAAACTGACCCAAGCACCCCAACCCCTCTGCCTTGCAGAAGGAAAGCTTTCCCAAACACTTGGGTTCCTGTTGGGCCATGGAGAAGTCACCATGTCTGTCTCACCCCACCTAGCCCAGCTTTCAGTGTGTAGGGGATaaggcacagcccagagcagagagtGCAGCACAGTGGGGTGCAAGGCAGCAGCACCGGGAGGGGAAGCTGGAACCATGTGGCATGGGATCCTGTGCAATGAATCCTGAGGGTCATCTGGCCCTGTCGATCCTTCTGAAATAGGGCCAGGTCTCATCTTCTCAGTGGCAATTCAACAAGAGTGCCACACTGACTAGCACTCAGAGGCTGGCAAGCACCAGGAggtccctgcc from Vidua macroura isolate BioBank_ID:100142 chromosome Z, ASM2450914v1, whole genome shotgun sequence includes these protein-coding regions:
- the GALT gene encoding galactose-1-phosphate uridylyltransferase, encoding MPRSTAPAPGAGPGPGPPPPRPRHTRLERLRRRGAAGRGGAGGWKGPIPPGFWEWGGMEPSLAGAAEGGDRFRASEHQHVRYNPLRDDWVLVSAHRVKRPWQGQLEKPPPEDVPRWDPKNPLCPGATRANGEVNPKYEGTFIFPNDFPALQPDAPEPDDSDHPLFRAAPARGVCKVMCFHPWSDLTLPLMSLTEIRAVIDAWAELVTELGASYPWVQIFENKGAMMGCSNPHPHCQVWASSFLPNEAHLEDRTQRQHLSQHGMPMLLEYAEQEARRKERLVVENADWLVVVPYWATWPYQTLLLPRHHVCRLQDLSDSEKDSLASIMQRLLIKYDNLFEVSFPYSMGWHGAPTGPYLEEDCRHWQLHAHYYPPLLRSATVRKFMVGYEMLAQVQRDLTPEQAAERLRSLPEVHYKKRAEEV
- the SIGMAR1 gene encoding sigma non-opioid intracellular receptor 1, coding for MGAAWGRRALWAGLALGALALLLQGLRGWLAAKRYEFTPAEIAQLARHHAGLDHELAFSKIIVELRKKHPGHILPDEDLQWVFVNAGGWMGSMCLLHASLTEYVLLFGTAIDTGGHSGRYWADISDTVISGTFRQWKEGTTRSEIYYPGDTIVHQAGEATSVQWSAGTWMVEYGRGFIPSTLAFALADTLFSTQDFVTLFYTLRVYAKGLLLEANAFFSTFGC